Genomic segment of Vulpes vulpes isolate BD-2025 chromosome 16, VulVul3, whole genome shotgun sequence:
TTGGTGTTTTCCTTAAAACATGAGCGTACTGCTGCTGGTCAAGTTTGCAGAGTTGCCCGCCCTGGTTTGATTAGTTTAGCTCTTAGAAGATAATTGTCCACTGCCACCTTCTGGTTAGAGAATGTTCATGAAAGGCGGCAGGCCGTTGCAGTGGAAAGGTTGGGCATGTGCTGCCCTGAGCAGCTCTGGCCCAGATGCCCTGTCTGGGGAGTTCTTGGAGCTGTGGAGAAGGAGGTCGGTCAGCTTTTCAGTTCAGGCTAGGGCTCTGGTCCTGATACTTATTGCTTGTTTGCTTGttgaaataagataaaagaaatgTAGACCTAAAACAAAGGGGAGGAAAATTAGTTATTATGTAACATGGAGGGGAAGAAATAGATTTAAGGGAGGCCTGGTAGCTCAGgaattgagcatctgtctgccttcggctcagggcgtgatcccagagtcctgggatcaagtcccgcatcgagctccttgtgaggagcctgcttctccctctgccggtgtccctgcctctttctctctctgtgtgtctctcatgaataaaaaaatagaaatcttaaaaaaaaaaaaaaaaaaaggatctaaaacaaaacatttgcaCAAGACTTTCTTGGGGGGTAAGGGGATGCTatcctgtttctctgtgtctgcaAAGCGCCTAATTCAGGATTGATTCTCCATAACAGAACTAAACCGTGTTTTCTCCATGTAAAGGTGACCTCAGCACACACAATTCTAACCCAGAGACCCTATGCATCAAAATCCACCTTCTACTAATAAACCAAGGTTCCCCTTTATGGGCCTGGATCCTTTGGTCTGGACATCTGTCCAGAGCCAGCTCTGGTCGGGGTGTGGCAGAAAGCACTGAGGTTCCAGTGGGGACATTGGCCCTGTCACCCCCAGCGTGCCCTTCCCAGGACCTCATGGAGTACCTAGTAGGGCCCTGGAACTAGGGTGGGTACATTGTTTCAGTGTGGCAGGGTGGGGCAAGCCAGAGCCTTACTCCAAAcctcccccacccttctcccaaACATTTACTGAGGCCCAAAGTGCAGAATGTGTTTCAGGAACATCAGATAGTGTGCAGTGGGAGGTGAGGCTGCAGGCAGGAACTGGGGCCAGTCCAGAGGCTCTGCTGAGGGGCTGGGCTTTGTTAGGAAGCCCTCAGCAGTTCTTGGAACAGGAGGGTAACACCATGGACTCTGTGTTTTGGAGACCCACTCCTAGCAGGagtgtttatttgaaaaattccTGATGACTAATGCCTGCCTTGTACCCAGCACTGCTGCCTGCTGGGATGAATAGCCGTCTTTTCATGCAAGAGGAGGAGCAGTGATTATAAAAAGCCTGAACACTGAAGCCCCGAAAGCTGTTCATGAAAGGAGTTGAAAGAACTGGTGTAACCAGGGAACTGAATGCCACAAATTGAGGGGAAGTAACTTAACTCATGCTCCTCCATCCCCAGCCAcgtcccctccctctcccagatGGACCTGTTGTACTGTTCAGAGAGATTCAAAAGACCAGCACAAGGCATCTCAGTGATCTTTCTTGCCACACAAGTGGTCTGGTGTGTGGGTCCCGACTGAGCACACTGGGCCATCCCAAGTGTGTGCACTCACCCTCTGGTTACTGGAGTATGTGCTGTGGCCCTGGACGTGACTGGAGTCCTAAGCTCTTCCTTAGCCTGGGGACAGTATGCCTCATTAACTCTTCAagttctggtcttttttttttttttttttttaagattttatcatttatttgagacagagacaacACATGAGCAGGatcaggggcaaagggagagggagaaacaggctcccactgagcagggagcccaatgtggggcttgatccgaggacctggagatcatgatctgagccaaaggcagatgctcaaccaactaagccacccaggtgcctctcaagtTCTGGTCTTTACTTTTGACTCATGCTTCATTTTTGGTGCTCTAACTAGTTTCAGGGAAGTCCAGTGCATCCTTCAGCAGGACCCTGTCATCTGTGAATAACAACCTCATTCTCTCAGGGTGAAAGGAGAATGTCTGGGGTCCCTGTAGGGTCCCTGGCACTTGGTGGGCTCTCAGGACCAGAAAGTTCTTCGAGCCTTTTTTTCATCTGGCTGGTACAGGGTTGACCCAGGCGAGAAGATGCAGGGTGTACCCCTAAGAGGCTCCTGGTCCTGCAGGAGGTGTGGGCTTGGAAACAGATCCTCCTGATTCAGCACAGTAAGTGCCTCAGCTGCATTGTGTCCAGGGCTCCACTGCCCCAAGGAGGGTGCCTCGGGCTGTGGAAGCTGGTAGGGGACAAGTGAGGGAATGCTCTTGAGGGCAGGAGGCACCCCAGCAGAGCTGCGAGAGCCAGGAGGCTGCAAGCTCTGGGCTATAGTAGGCGTCGTTCACATGACCTCTTCCTGAGCACACTGGGCCGGGTCTAAGCCTTCTCACCACCGTACAGGTGTCTAGTTTGTGGCGTCCCCAGAGCCTTCCTCTTACAGCAGGAGTGCTTCTCACCGTACTCTTTTTGGTGACTGGATTTCCCAACCCAAGGCCTCTGGCTTCAGAGAGGTCCCATGCGTAGTAGATGAACAGTTTTATCTGGAGTGCTTTCTGCCAATGCCGGTTTCATCTGGATCTGGACAATAAATGTTGATCAAAATCTTTCCCTATTTTATGAGTAGGAGGCCTTCAGTAGTAACTTCTGGTCTGAACTGATAGCCTGTTGCTTTTCTTTGATGGGTATCATCAACAGATGTAGGGAgcaggaaacattaaaaaaaccaaaccagtgGGATTACCTCACCTGTCAGTGGGTCCTGGGGGGTAGGGCTTGATTAGGAAGTTTGTGTGCCTTCCATAAATTCCAGGGGTCCCTCAAGTAGCTCTGGGTTTCAGCACAACCACAAAGCATAGCCCCACCATCGCCAAGGCCTTTTAGACCATGAAACTGAGGGCGGACACTCCAGTGGTGGGCGGGTGCTGTCTGCCACACGCACCTATTTCTCTCCCTGATTGGGGCCTCTTTAAACACTCCATTCCTTTTGGccttgcttccctccctcctttctttacAGGAGAAAATAGGACAGGGACCAACAAGCAGGGCCTCTCACCCTCACCTAATCtgactttccctctctcttccacctGGTTCTTGTGTGGACCCACTGGAAAGTATTTAAGTCCTAAAGTAATTtgccatttttcaaagaaaaatggtaCGTGCATCACTGCCTTGGGCAGTTTTCTGGCATACTGGAGGCAGCAGGTGTTTCCACTGGTCTAAGGATAATAAGATGGAGGTCACATTTGCCTGTGCTGGTACCTTGGGTATGCTCCTGCTGTCATTACAGGAGCCCGTGGGCAGTCTCCTCCAGTCGGTTGGGGAAGGGTGAGGCAGTAGGAACACTCACTCACTGGCCTGCTGTATAGGAGGCCTCCCAGGAGAGCTGGACACAATTGTGGGAAACTGTATAGGAACCTGTTTGTTTGGTGGGGTTTTGCCTTCTAACACCAGGTGGGAGATGGTGAACACTGCCATAATCCAGGGTCACTGATGGAGTCAAAGATGCAGATGCCCAGGCCTTCACCAGCTTTTGGATTCGGTAGCTGTGCGGTGGGATCTGGACAGCTGTGTTTTTAAGTAATTCCACAGGAGTTTCTAATGCTCAGCCAGGGTGCAACACCACTTATAAAGCGCTGGGCCCTGAAACAGAATGAGCCCCATTCTCCCCCTCCCAGTCCAGTGGggaagagaaaacaagcagaTGTGTTCTAGGCATAAAGGAGGGTTGTCTTCAAAGAATCAGAGAGGGAGGGTTTCCCAAAGAGGAGATGTTGCCTTGGGAGCTGGAAGTCCTGGGCAGGGCACCCGCTGCCTGAGTAGTGGTGACGGTGGCTGAAGTAGAGAGGCCTCGTGGTGCGGTGGGCAGGTGGAGTGAGGTAGCCACTGGCAGACCCCAGGAAGGACTTCAAGGGTTGTACTTGGAAGCGTCTTCGCCTTCCTCACAAGCCACTGAACGGCCAGTAGAGGAACCCCCAAGGAAATGGGGCCTGTTTAATGGAGTTTAGTTCATTTCCAATCTTAACGGTTTCTGAATTTGACGTTCTTGTTCCTAAGTGTGATAAACGCATATTTGGCCttgtccctggttcctggcatGTAGTTCCTAAAACTCTAGGGAGTTTCCTGAGTTACAAGGGTAGTAGGAGCACCTTCTGTTCTAATGAGGTGATGGTTGATGGGCCCCTGGCTAGCTACAGGATGGGGGCTAGTTGCCAGAAAGACCTAGGCATGATTAGTTAGAACTTGGAGCCCTACCTCACTCCCCTCTAGGGAGGGGCGGGAGCTGGAGATTGAGTTAGTCTCCATTGGCCAATGATACAGTCAACCTTGCTTACTAcataatgaaacctccataaaaatccctacACAGTGGAATTTggggagcttctgggttggtgaacatgtCTGTGTGCTCGGAGGGTGGTACACCCAAAGTGGACATGGAAACTCCACATCCCTTCCCATATACTTTATGTGTCTCTTCTATTTGGCTGTTTCTGAATTGtatcatttataattaataatagtaagtaaactgcttttgctgtgttctatgagccattctagcaaattctCAGACTTGAGGTGGGGGTGTGGGTCCCCTCACCTCTACCTGGTCTGTCCAAGTGTGAAAAGCCCAGGATTTgggactggcatctgaagtgagggCATtttcatgggactgagcccctaaCCTAGGGGTTGTGCCCTGACTCTGGGTAGgtagtgtcagaactgaattgGAGGACACCTGGTTGGTGTCTAGAGAGTTCAAGAACGGTTGAAGTAAGGAAAACACCCACACATTTGGTGTCACAGTGTTGTGAATGGAAACAGTTTGGACAgtggctctttttcttttctaccaaGTCTTTGTGTCTTCAGTCTGTTATGGAGCTAGCTCCTGCTCCCAGCCCAGGAGGGCATCGGCTGGCACCGGAGGCCTGGGTTTGCCAGGGGCAGGCTTGGGGACCCTTTATTAATTGTTGCCTCTCCAAGTTGTTGAGTCCACATCACAGGGTACTGAGGGGGGTGACTAGGAGCATGGCTGTGGAAGAGCTTTGGAAATTGAAGGTTAGGGTATTTGGgagatatgcttttttttttttccttgtggctaACATCATTTGGAGGTTACTGTCCCTGATGTTATCTCAGAGCGCCTGATCTAGGGAGCAAAACAATCTTACCTAAGTGATAGAAACCACTAGGCCCTTCTTCCTAATTTTATTTGCAAGGCAAAGTGAAAAGCCGTAAACTAGGAAAGAAGTTGCAATATAAGTTTGTTTCAGAGAGTGAGCTGATTTCTGGTTTCTCCAggagctcccctgccccccattccCAGTATTACAAGGGCTCAACTTCCTTCGGATCAGCTACCATCGATAACCCAGATCCACTTCATATTGCAATTTTTTGCTTGCAGTCTCAATGCCAGACCAGGAGTCGGGGGTGTTCGATCTCGTGTTGGGATCCAGCAGGGCCTTCTTGGCCAGCCAGCACGCACAGCCACCTTCCAGCAGAGGTTTGATGCCCGGCAGAAGATTGGCCTCTCCGATGCCCGACTCAAGCTAGGAGTCCAGGATGCCCGGGAAAAACTTTTGCAGAAAGATGCTCGGTTCCGGATCAAAGGGAAAGTGCAAGACGCCCGAGAGATGCTAAACTCCCGTAAGCAACAGGTCACGGCGCCCCAGAAGCCCCGGCAGGTGGCCGATGCCCGGGAGAAGATCAGCTTGAAACGGAGTTCCCCAGCCACCTTCCTGAGCCCACCCATTGGGACAGTGACCCCTGCCCTGAAGCTCACCAAAACCATCCAGGTAAGTGTGGCTCTTGCCATGTATTCCTGGGGAGCCAGCAACAACCGCAGATTCAGGCAGGGAGTGGGGGCCAGGAGAGTTTGGGCAAAATGACAGTTCTCCCAATGGTTTATATAGTAACCATATGGAGGAGGGGAGGCAAGGTTTTCATCTAGTATTGTGGAGAAGAAAGGGGACTCCAGGAAAAGTCAGTGACTTTCTCCAGTGAGCTAgtgagggagggaaaagaggggaGAGGATGGAACACTTGTGGGGTGTGTGTTGTGCGGCCAGCACTTAACACATAgaactttatttctctctcactgtgactctgggatcattaccACAGTTTTATAAAAGAAGACTCTTGGTCTCAGAGATGAGAATCATTGTGCAGTAGGAGTACCAGGGTAGGAGCCTAGTCAGACCTGGCTCCCCATCCAGTGCCCTGGCCACTTGCACAGCTGCCAGAGGGAATGAAGACAATATTTCGTCTTCATAGCAACTCTGGTAACAGGAACAGCAGCAGCTGCGAACATGTATTGAGCCAGGCTCATGGAGCAAGACCATTAGGCTTTCTGTGACTCCTGCTTCGGGCATGAGGCACTCTGGAGGGCTTTTCCCACAGACCACAACTGAGTGCCACCGTATTTCAAGTTCAGTGATTCCTTACTACTGCAGAACAGACGTGGACCCCATGGGAAAAATTATGGTCTCTGTGTGTTTCTAGGTTCCACAGCAGAAAGCCATGGCACCACTCCACACCCATCCTGCTGGAATGAGGATCAATGTGGTCAATAACCACCCAGCCAAACaggtgagagagtgagcacgcacctacatgtgcatgtgtgtaggtgTACACGTGCATAGGTTCTGGAGACCTCTGCTGGGCGGATTAACCGAGCTTAGCCCAAGGTTTCTGGTGTGAAGAATTAGAGGAACTACATTTGGTTTTTGGCAatttctgagttttatttatttttattttttcaaagatttatttatttcaaagagagtgagtggagtaggggcagagggggagagagtgtgagagagagagaactcaagaaGACTCCCACCAAGCACAGGAGCCCATTGACTCTGAGctaaaagcaagagtcagacacaacctactgagccacccaggcgcccctgcaatttatgagtttaaaaaaaataccggGGATACcggggaggctcagcggtttagcacctgccttcggcccagggcatgatcctgggttcccgggattgagtcccacattgggcttcctgtgtggggtctgctgctccttctgcctgtgtctgcctctctctctgtgtctctctctctctctgtctctcatgaataaataaataaaatcttttttaaaaaatacctcttACAATAGGGAGGAGGTGAGTATGTAAGAGGCAGAGAGGCAAATTGGAAgtcttctacttttaaaatagtatgtgcccccccaaaaaaaagaaagaaagaaagaaaagctcagtATGTGCTTAATATAGAACATTTGTAAAATCgagaaagtaaaaaggaaaaaagaattcttgTGCTCCTTCTCTCCAAAGCCAGCTGCTGTTGAAATGCTGCCCTGGCTCCTTcctgggtttttggttttttaagtgTCATTATTGTTGAGTTAATGCCTACTTGTAGTTGtgtgtgtattattatctaattttgTGTCCTTCTGTTTTCACTGTATAGCTCAAGCACTTCTGTGATTCACATTCactgtaaacatttttaataactgCATAATGCATTGAATTGATGTTCCagtttttaaaagccattctCCTATAATTTTCACTGTTAGAAACCCTGCGAATATCTTTGTGGCTAAAGCTCTTTCTAGAGTTTGGATTTATTTATGTAGGCCGGACAGCCTAGGATGGACTTTCTAAACCCAAGATTGTAAACACCTGTTTTAAGGTTTTTCTAGGTGTTGCCCACTTGTGGGAAGATAATTCTTATGAACCTGGAGGTTGCAGCACTTTTGTTAGGCCCTTGTGGGTGGAGAGCCGGCCTGTCAGGCTTTGACTCCCAGGCCAGTGTCCCCCGGTCCTTTCCCTccacccacttctccctccaccAACCAGCTCCACATAGTTTGCTGTTCTTGCTCCAAATGTCCTTTGAGAGCCTAAGGCCACattagctttctttttgtttttaatgttattccttttttttttttttaagattttattttattttattcatgtaagacacagaagcagagacctagagagagaagcaggctcttctcatggagcccagtgcaggacttgatcccaggacccggcgtcatgccctgagccaaaggcagatgctcaaccgctgagctaccccaAGCGtcccagctttttcttttttctttcttttagaatgtATATGATTTGGAGGAAGATGATGACTCCGTAGCTCCCATTCCTAGTAAACAGATGAAATTCGCAGCCTCAGGCAGCTTTCTCCACCACGTGGTAAggcattttatgtttttgctgCGCTCACCATGTGTATCTGGTCAGGTGGATGGGAGAGGTGGTGGAGAGTACGGCCTTTCAGTTCACAAGTCTGCGTTTGTTTCATGAGATTTTCAGAGTTGGCACTAATCTCATCCCTGGTTTTATAAATACTGAGACCAGGGCATCCAGTGCTATGTCCAAGGTGCCACAGCTAGCCTGTAGGTAGCCTGTGGTGTCCTGAGGCTGCTAGCTGCAGCCTCCACTTGCTGCTGGAGACACTTCAGGGGCAATGGGAGATGCCAGAGGAGGGGATCCTGTTTCCTCTCCTCTGGCAGGAAATTCTGCACGTTCCCCTTCCCTCCATGGTCAGCAGCTCTGGGCCAGTAGTCCTATTTTTCAGGAGAGGGAGCAGGCACAGGGGGGTGAAATATGCTCAGAATCTCTCAGCTTACAGATAGTGGATCTGAGTCAATCCAGCTCATGCCGTCTGCCTCCCTGGCCGCATCTGTCATACTCCACTGGCTGTCAATATTCAGAAAGCAGCTTGAGAAATGTGGGGTCCAGCATGAGGAGGACATTTCATTTGATTCAGAGAAGCTGGTGAATCACCCCTGCCCCACACTCTGCCTCTCTGGCTGCTGCATCCCTTCCTTCTTCCAGAGTCAGTACCTGGCAAGTTCTGTCTTAAGTCAGCAAGGCCACCTGCTACTTTTGCCTCGGACATCTTTTGCCTCTGACACATTAACGTCAAGGAGTTTCCTGGTTTACATTTCCAAGGGACCACATCCCCAGTtaggggcagcaggagaaggagtaactgtttctttttttttttttaagatttatttatttattcatgagagacacagattgagaggagaggcagagacataagcagagggagaagcaggcttctcgtggggagcccgatgcgggactcgatcctggatccggggatcacaacctgagcaaaggcaggcgcccaaccactgagccacccaggcgtcctgaagaACTGTTTCTGCTGGTCTGCACGTGTTGTCTCTGCCAGCATGTCCTTCACAGTCTGGGAGCTGATAAGGCCAGGGCTGTGCATGGTGCTTCTGTGTGGCAGAAATGGCCAAGAAGCTGGGAGTCTACCTTTCTGAAGAGTGGGTTCTTGTGCCTGGCCAGCTCAGAACTGATGGTTATTAGCCCATTGTGATAGAAGCATATGCTTCTGTCATATCTGAGAATGAACTTGACTCTAAGCTTTTGGCCGTCTGATTAGTCCCAGATTGTAGGGGTTTCATAAAATCTAAATGGTATGGGTAGACCTGTGGCTCCAGGCCAGACCTGCGTGGAAGTTTCTCACGAAGGGCTTCATGTACTGgagagtgactttttttttttttttggagagtgaCTTCTATAAACATGTTGGGCAGACTGCAtatctcccctcccacctcttcCTTGGGGGAAGTCACTGGTGGCTTTTTTGGCTTCAAATCTCTAATGGAATTGGGGAGTTTGGAAGCCTTGGGGGTGGCGGTTGCCAGCCACATAGGGCTTCTCTCTCGCCTTCTCTAGCTTTTCAGATTCTTGTCCGCCTCTTTGTTTAGGCCGGGCTGAGCAGTTCCAAGTTCTCCATGTCCAAGGCCCTCCCTCTCACCAAAGTGGTTCAGAATGATGCTTACAcagctcctgccctcccctcctctgttCGGACAAAAGCCTTGACCAGCATGTCTCGGACACTAGTGAACAAGGAGGAGCCCCCCAAAGAGCTGCCGCCTGCTGAGGTGAGGTGAATGTGAAGGAGTGGAAGTGACTGCATCCATTGAGAGTCAGCCTGTGCTGGGTGGGCAGTGTATCATGTGTACTCTGTGGAGTCCTCACATCCGGGAGGTGCGCATTGCCACcgccattttacaaatgagtgCGCCAAGACTCCGTGACCCCTGCCCTCAAATGTTTCTGGGCCATTGTGGGAAACAGCTGCAAATAGAGCAGTTTTGGTGATAGAACAGAGGTCTGCCCAGAGAAGAGCAGCTGGGAGTACTGAGGAAGGAGCATTTGATTCTACAGGGCAGGCCGGAAAGGCTTTAAGGAGAAAGTGTCACCTGAGTTGGATGGGTCTTGAAATGTGATTGGCATTCCATGCAGAGGCTCAGAGGCATAGTGGTGGGGCATGATTGTGACAGGCTCTCCAGGAGGCTTTTCTCTGGGCCTTCTGGTCACTGGCTGGAAGTGCATGCTGCTGCTGAACCCACAGCTATTGTCTGATTCTGGGAACTGTCTCCTCTGACAGCCTGTCCTCAGCCCCTTGGAAGGCACCAAGATGACCGTAAACAATCTGCACCCTCGAGTCACCGAAGAAGACATTGTGGTGAGTATTATGTCCTGCCAGAACTTTAGATTCAAACCACTTCTGTGTCAAGGGACCCCAAGACCACCCCCAGGTTCACTCTCTAAGACTCACAGGGCTCCTCATAGAGTCATGTCAGGGCTAAGGCTTATTACAGGATAtagcaaaatcagcaaagggaaaggtTTATGGAGCAGAGGCTGGGGGAATCTAGGTGCAACTTTCTGGATTCCTCCTGAATCGAGTCACACGGAATGTACTTTATTCCCCCAGCAACAAGCTGTGACGCATGAAACCAGGGAGCTCGTTACAGACTCAGTGCCCAGGGTTTTTACCAGGAACCCGTCGCGTAGGCATCCTTTGCCCATGCATACCAGCATTCCAGACTGCCAGGAGGAAAAGCAGGTGTTCAGCATAAACCACATTTGCACAGTTTATACTCAGTGAGCCACTCTTATCAATTAGGGTGGTGGGAGCTTTCCCCAATTCCAGTTTCCCAGCCACCAGCCAAGATCCAGCCTTGGAAGCAGGTCTTTTAAAAGATAGCAGTCAGGCTGGCTGTGTTAACTGTTCTTTGCAGCTTCTGAGCCAGGGCCAGGGCATTATGCTGGATGGGTCTGGACTGGGATCCTCTAGTCCCATGGCTTACAGCCCCATTGTTCTTATTTTCCTGTGGGTCTTTGGAACTTCTGCTTCCTCTAGGGGTTTTCATGATTCCAAAGTAAAAGCAGTGAGACAGATTGGTGTTATCTGGTGATTGGCCCTTCTGGATTGGCCTGGTCTGTTCTGTCCTGCCCTTACCCTGAGCCTGGTAAGGATGTAGCCAGGACTTCTCTTccaccttgtttttgtttttttgttttttaaataacactcTTAGTTTAAAAATCTACATACCCTTTTAACTCGGAGCTGTTGAATCATAGAAGAAATGCAGCTGCATTCCAGCCTCTCTCTCAACTGAGTTTCAAGTTCTTTAACAGCCCATAATGGCCACCAAGTTTGACGTTTCAGGTTTTAACTATGAAACACGAGTGCTGTGTGATAGCtttgagaagcaggctcaccaggAAATGGTACACACAATGGAAATTGTAGCCTCCTTTGTCTAATACTTGGCAAATTAATAGAGaattaaaacaaagttttttcctgattataaaagtagtagtagct
This window contains:
- the POLDIP3 gene encoding polymerase delta-interacting protein 3 isoform X1, with protein sequence MADISLDELIRKRGAATKGRLNARPGVGGVRSRVGIQQGLLGQPARTATFQQRFDARQKIGLSDARLKLGVQDAREKLLQKDARFRIKGKVQDAREMLNSRKQQVTAPQKPRQVADAREKISLKRSSPATFLSPPIGTVTPALKLTKTIQVPQQKAMAPLHTHPAGMRINVVNNHPAKQNVYDLEEDDDSVAPIPSKQMKFAASGSFLHHVAGLSSSKFSMSKALPLTKVVQNDAYTAPALPSSVRTKALTSMSRTLVNKEEPPKELPPAEPVLSPLEGTKMTVNNLHPRVTEEDIVELFCVCGALKRARLVHPGVAEVVFVKKDDAITAYKKYNNRCLDGQPMKCNLHMNGNVITSDQPILLRLSDSPSVKKESELPRRVNSTASSNPPAEVDPDTILKALFKSSGASVTTQPTEFKIKL
- the POLDIP3 gene encoding polymerase delta-interacting protein 3 isoform X2, which encodes MADISLDELIRKRGAATKGRLNARPGVGGVRSRVGIQQGLLGQPARTATFQQRFDARQKIGLSDARLKLGVQDAREKLLQKDARFRIKGKVQDAREMLNSRKQQVTAPQKPRQVADAREKISLKRSSPATFLSPPIGTVTPALKLTKTIQVPQQKAMAPLHTHPAGMRINVVNNHPAKQAGLSSSKFSMSKALPLTKVVQNDAYTAPALPSSVRTKALTSMSRTLVNKEEPPKELPPAEPVLSPLEGTKMTVNNLHPRVTEEDIVELFCVCGALKRARLVHPGVAEVVFVKKDDAITAYKKYNNRCLDGQPMKCNLHMNGNVITSDQPILLRLSDSPSVKKESELPRRVNSTASSNPPAEVDPDTILKALFKSSGASVTTQPTEFKIKL